The sequence AAATCTGTGTATTCTTACTATCATTCATATGAATCTTATTTCCCTTTGTTCATTCCCCCAATTTTTGGTCCTGATCCAAtgccttgtttttttttcttctttcaattaGGCATCTCAAGATTTGAATTGAATCAATCCTTCTAAATTGGCAAAACAGTGAAATTTGGTAGCAAAAATAATTGactgaaaaaaagaattaagattTAAATTCGTAATTCAAGCTTAAATTAATACTATTGTTCTAACAAAACTATCATgtttattataaactttttagtaaatttatgttgaccaaaaaaaaataaagtgatttaattttttaaaaaggacaATTCCACAATATACTAATGGGGCGTATTGTATAAAGATGCAGATATAAAAGGGGGAAACTGTAAAGAAGCGGGTAGGGGtcaatttgttaaaataaaaagtcatgAGGCTGATTTGTCAAAcgaatctatatataaaaacagagTCCAATCCGATTGTATCAGTCCCATTACATCATACTACTACTAACACTCATCAAATTCGAATCGTTTTCATGGCTACACAACCGCCGCTTCCACTCGCCGGAAGAGTCGCCATAGTCACCGGATCATCCCGTGGAATTGGCCGAGCTATAGCTATCCACCTAGCTGAACTCGGCGCTAAAATTGTTATCAACTACACATCTAAAGCCGCAGACGCCGAGCGTGCCGCGGCTGAGATCAACGCTTTCCCAGTTAGGGAAGAAGTCACAGGAAAAGGACCAAGAGCCATTGTGTTTCAAGCCAATGTCTCTGAACCAAGCCAGGTGAAATCGATGTTCGATGCGGCTGAGACTGCCTTTGAATCGCCGGTTCACATTCTGGTTAACTCCGCTGGGATTCTCGATCCCAACCACCCTACGATTGCTAACACATCAGTTGAAGATTTCGATCGCATTTTCAGGTATACATGGAGACTGTTTCATTCATTTGGTTAGGTTCTTAATCATAGAAAAGCAAACaactttttgttaattagttaGGTTAATTGTACAATGTGAGATGATAAAGTCTAAGTTCTAATCAGATGTGACAATGGGCTATGGTTTGTATGTGTAGTTTATGTCAGATGTGACAATGGCTTATGGTTTTGAGTTAGAAAGCTGATTCCTTTAAGATCAAATGTTCCATGTTAGTGAGCTTTTGTATGTATAGTTTCACTGTTACATCTACACTTGGTGCATTCTTTAATCTCcaaaaatcctctgtttctttcttatgGACTGTAGTTTATAATCAGATGTGACAATGGGCTATGGTTTTGAGTTGAAAAGCTGATTCCTTTAGTATATTTTcaactgagatttctttgtttcAGTCATTGTTGAACCCTGGTGAGATTTTGTATGTGTAGTTTCATTGTTACATCCAAtaatactctgttttgtttcttatggaCTGGTAGTGTCAATACAAGAGGAGCGTAGGAAGCAGCGAATAGGCTAAAGAAAGGAGGTGGTGGTCGGATCATACTCCTTACATCTTCGACGACCCGATCCTTAAGACTAGGATATGGTACCTATGCAGCATCAAAAGCAGCTGTGGAAACTATGGTCAAGATTCTTGCGAAAGAGCTAAAAGGGACAGGAATCACTGCGAACTGTGTAGCTCCAGGACCTATAGCCACTGAGATGTTCTATGATGGAAAGAGCCCGGAGTTGGTTGAGAAGATAGCAGCAGAGTCTCCTTTTGGGGATTGGTGAAGCCAAAGACGTGGTGCCTCTTGTTGGATTCTTGGCTGGTGATGGTGGTCAATGGGTCAATGGTCAGATCATTCCTGTTAATGGTGGATATGTGTAAAAAGATTATGGTCTTTTGACTCTTGGAGAGGAGCCTCTTCTTCCTCCGGATATCTTGAGAAATAATTGGGTGTTAAAACTTGTCAAAATTGAAACATTGGGGGTTCAATTGGAATAACacagatttaaaataaaacgtcttattcatttttattaatacacACAGCCGTAATATTAAACACTCATTTACTTCACCTACAGCATATATTATATACGTCCAAAAATATTTAtccaatttctcttttttttttcgtcgtCGTCGACATCCATAAATcataatatagatattttcttacaaaacctTATTATATCCGCTAATATCCACAGTTAATGTCATTTTTACGAACTCGTGTCTTCGTACTGACACATTCATTGAAACCactttatgttttataatattcaattttaatCACCATACGAATACAAACTacagaataaaagaaaaatggttTAAGAATATCTCAAGTGCAACCAAACACCACCTCTGAAGCATCTTacaatctttttaataaaatatcaaatttgtgTGACGAATAATCAACGCATGCTCTTTGTATCCATAAACTCAAAAAGCCAATCGAAAGTATtggataataaataaataattgcagtggaaaagaaaagatgataaaaaaagaatttttcaTTACACACACCTACCCAATTACACAAAGCTTTTATATAAACAGTATCCAACCCAACCCACTTCTTTACCAtcccaaacacacaaaaaaatgagtCAACACAACATCTTAGAAGCTCTAAATGTTCGGGTCGTGGGTACGGGTGATCGGATCCTGTTTTTAGCCCATGGATTCGGCACAGACCAATCAGCATGGCACCTGATCCTTCCTTACTTCACCCAATCCTACAGAGTCGTCCTCTACGACTTAGTCTGTGCCGGCAGTGTCAACCCCGACTACTTCGACTTCAACCGCTACACGACTCTCGATCCTTACGTCGACGATCTCCTCAACATCGTCGATTCCCTCGGGATCCAAAACTGCGCTTACGTCGGCCACTCCGTCTCCGCTATGATCGGAATCATAGCTTCGATCCGTCGCCCTGAGCTTTTCTCGAAGCTGATTCTCATCGGATTCTCTCCTAGGTTCCTCAACGACGAGGACTACCACGGAGGGTTcgaagaaggagagatcgagAAAGTTTTCTCGGCTATGGAAGCTAACTACGAAGCTTGGGTTCACGGTTTCGCTCCGCTCGCCGTTGGAGCTGATGTTCCCGCGGCGGTTAGAGAGTTTAGTAGGACTTTATTCAATATGCGTCCGGATATATCTCTGTTCGTGTCGAGGACGGTGTTCAACAGCGATCTGAGAGGAGTCCTCGGGTTGGTTAGGGTTCCGACTTGCGTGATTCAGACGGTGAAGGATGTGTCAGTTCCGGCTTCGGTGGCGGAGTATTTGAGAACTCATTTAGGTGGAGATACGACCGTTGAGCAGCTTAAAACTGAAGGACATTTGCCGCATCTTAGTGCTCCGGCTCAGCTAGCTCAGTTTCTCCGGCGAGCTCTTCCTCGGTGACCTTTCTTTTTTGAGAATGTGTGtgtgagaagaaaaaataaaaagtaggaaTATGGAAATTGTGGGGTCCACATTGAAAGATAGTGTGATCTCTCTCTTCTATTTGTGGAGGACAGTTTGGCATTGTCAAATCTTATCTTAGGATTATGATTTGTTCACTCCACACGTGACATGtgacttttctctctttttttttttttttccttttgattaCTTGATATTtgataataacaaaacaaaattggcaCTGGAATTATTTATTTCGGAGAATAACAAAataatcttatcttttatctctttgctTTACTCTGAATATTTTTCATATCCATATTGTTGTTTCTTTGTAAGTAGTTGTGgtcctttttgtatttttttactcCGTTATTGATTTGATGCAAACCATCTAGATTGTCgaacttgttcttcttcattctGATGATGGAGACAAAaagatattattaaaaacaaaaaagaaaagtgaattAGTACTAGAAAATTCTTGTAGCATCACATCGGAAAAGCATAAAAGCATTTAGGCATATAATGGGGATAACCGGATAAACAAGTCTGATATCATATAAGTGCTAGTATTTGTCTACCGTCACATaatcttctttctttaaaattttacgaGTGGCTACATTTTAGAgtacaataaagaaaaatagtaaaatataaacgaaattatgtaatattttttacaaaattaatagtCATTCATtccaaacaaaagcaaacattGAAGCAATTCAAAATGAAATTGTATACGAATAGACTGATCCAGACAAAACTAACGATCACCACTACAATTGTCTTACACACATATAACACGATGTCATAACTACTGTCTACCCTAAATAAATGACACTAataaatttttagtaaaaaaataaaataaaaaaatctctcaTTCGTATGGCTGCCGCGTCGTCAGTTTCGTCTCCCACGTTTTGCCTCGCCGGCCGAGTCGCTATAATTACGGGATCGTCTCGAGGTATAGGCCGTGCCATAGCTATCCACCTTGCCGAGCGTGGGGCTAGGATCGTCGTTAATTACACCACTAGCTCCGTCGAGGCCGACAAAGTTGCGGCGGCGATTACAGCGAACCGTCCCAAGAACGATGATTCAGAAGACGTTAAAAGCCCACGTGTCATTGTGGTGAAGGCCGATATCTCGGAGCCTAGCCAGGTGAAGTCGCTTTTTGATGAGGCAGAGCGTGTCTTCGAGTCGCCGGTTCATATCTTGGTTAACTCAGCTGCTATAGCCGATCCTAATCATTCCTCTCTCTCAGATACATCAGTTGAGCTTTTTGATCGCATCATCAGGTCAATTTATCTTAACTCATATCTAATTGATTATTCCTTATTACTTAAACGcgattataaaaaaatgaaaaattcatgATTTCTCATTGTTACTACTAATCAGATTCGTTGATTGGTAACAGTGTCAACACAAGAGGTGCGTTTCTATGCGCTAGAGAAGCTGCGAACAGGCTAAAACGTGGAGGCGGTGGCCGGATCATCCTCCTCTCAACTACACTGGTCCAATCCTTACATCCACACTATGGCTCATACACGGCTTCAAAGGCAGCAGTAGAAGCCATGGCAAAGATTCTTGCCAAAGAGCTCAAAGGAACACATATCACAGTGAACTGTGTTTCTCCTGGAGCCGTCGCCACGGATATGTTTTTTACAGGAGTGAGCGATGAGATTGTTGAGAAAGTAAAGTCACTCAACTTATTCGGTAGGATCGGTGAGACCAAAGACATCGCACCTGTCGTTGGGTTCTTAGCCAGTGACGCTGGCGAATGGATCAACGGTCAAGTCATTATTGCTAATGGTGGATCTCTCTAGTAAATAGACAGAGAGGTTAGTCTTCTTTAAAAATCAAAGCCTTTTAAATTTCAAACGGTGTAAATTTGATATAATGGAAACAAACATATCAAATAATCTATGAATCAAATGATTGATTAACCCAAAGAATCAGTCATATACAAcgaaacatatttaattaatctcATTGTGCTAGGAGAAGAAACACCAAACCACTCATCACCAAACATAACCTAACCATCGAACTATAGCTATAATCATAATGACCAAATGATGGCTCTCCGATCTGAATCGGGAAATTACATTGTCCTTGAGATATATTCCTAGTAGTGATCGTCGCAAGCCCTTCAAAATCGCAAGCTTGAGCTTCTTGATTTTGCACTTGGAAATACATATTAAACGCATAAGACGCATTCCCATTCGCATCAAGATTGCCACAAGATGATCCGGAACCTAAAGCGGTACAGTCTGAAAGCGAACACGCGTAGTCTATATTATCTCCGAGCTTACTCATATTGCCACGAGCATTAGGATTAAACATACACCACTGGTTTAGCATGTACTGAACGTTTCTAGCTCCGGTTAAGAACTTTTTCTGCCCTTGCCCCCGAAAATCAAACGGGAACTTCGGTTGGCCATCGAATTTGAATATCCCCCAATGACGTTCGAAGTTTCCAGGCGCTACGCTTTTTGCATCTTCATCGATAAATCCGAAAAGATAAACCTCAATGTAACCTTTACGCATAGGAGTTCCTACGTTGTTCGTCAAACGCGGAAGCAAACCGGAATAAAACCGTTCCGCGTTTTGAACGTTTGCGTTCTTGTCTCCGTCCGTAGGCCAACCAACTTCTCCAACGATCACTTCCATGTCGCCGTGATTCAACGCGTTTAAAGAAGCTACAAGCGTGTCGAAACTAGCGTCGAAGACGTTCGTGTAGATAACACCGTTATCGTTAACGGTGTTTTGGCCGTCAAAGAAAGCGTAGTCGAAAGGGAAGTCACTGCTTAGGTAGAGACTGAGGAAAGGGTAAATGTTGACGGTGAAAGGAGCTTTGTTCTGCGCGAGGAAGTTAACGATTTGTGTCATTTCTTGGATGATGTCGGAACGGAATCTTCCGGCTGATGGGACTTGGTTGTCCGGAGGAGAGTTGTAAACGTCGGCGTTTAAAGGAACGGTGGCTTTGATGAAATCACCGACTCCAGCTTCGTTTAAAGCGGTTTGGATGTTGAAGAGTGCTGGATACGTTAGGTTTATGAAAGATCCGTTGTATGCTGTTAAGAATGGCTCGTTCCCTACGGCAACATATctgcagacaaaaaaaaagttgaattcaTATTACTAATTTGATTTTGCTAAAGTTgaaattaaatcataattcAAATAGAATTTAAAGCTTTAGTAAATTCTATATTCTTGTGATATATTTCAGAAATTACATGATTCATATtggtattttttataataacattGCGTGAAATTTCACATGACATCCAATATTTGCAAAGTTTGCATCTTTGCAATATAGAGGAACtgatgaaaaagaaagattcagacttttttggttttagaaaacGTTTGGATCATGTGCAATAAATACTTGACACACACATGACGGTccatatttgaatatatatgaaatatggGTTGAATAATTATGAATATGGGATATACACACACATGATTGATGGTCCATATATGGATAAACCAAATTCaaataatttacattatttaacaagaaaaatatatacatacatatatagataactGAAAGGATGTGGTGCTCAACAAACTATAATAACAGGTTAACAACtgatataataaaatgaaaaaaaaaaaaatgattcgcTCATTTCGACCAATAATAGCATTTTACAGATAAATATTACTAGAAGagaataaaaattttagttgtcCAACTAAGTCATAACACCAAAAACAACGTGTAAAGGATTGGAGCTCACCTCAGTTTGTCTAATCAGGTGGGCTCACGACTATTATAAACCTccaaaatcaattattaattttgaagttgtcaacatttttatttttctttgttaaagcAGTaacaaaagttatgaaataatcGTTCTGTAAAGTTCCAGTAACCCAAAAGGGTCTATAATATCTGATTTCCCCTTTTCAGATCACCCAATATCTAAAAAGTTTTACCTTATACTATCGTTTATATATCatggttataagttataacttataaccaaaacaaaataagagtCTATATGTTAACATATCAATATTTCTTACGTTAAAAATTTGAGTAAtttaatcacaaaaaaacaaagaattttaaaacttaCTTGATCTTAACGCCGTTGTTAAAGTTGAATCGAGAAACGTTTCGTTGGACCCAATCTTTAGCTCTTTGAAAGTTTCCCATGGCTTTGAGAAGATCATTAGGGATCGCCACCATAACTTCGACGCCGGAGCCAGCGAGAGCTCCCATCGTGTTCGTGTCAGCATCGAACAGCTTCACTTTCTGTATGTTGTTGTCTCTAAACATCTCCACCACCGTCTTCGGCGGTAACTGATGAGTCGCCATAGTTCCCCAGTTTACTCCCAAGCCAGAGACACAGCCGGAGAAAAAACATACGGAGGAGACGATGATAAAGACAACGGTGGAGTTAGTTATGGGACTCTGTTTCGGTCGATGATTCATTTTTGttgattcctctgttttgtgCTTGATGGTGGAAAAGAAGAGatctttgattatattttcttgGAAATTTTCTAACTTTGAAGGAAGAATCTGATGGGAATTTACGAATGAGAGGATTGGAAGAAGTGTAAGaagtatataaataatttttgtggttttttatGATCTGTTGTAAgcgaaagaaagaagagatcaaatAGGTAAGATAGACtatggaaggaagaagaaggaaacagagtCAAAACCGGCCTTTGAAACAAAACCGaccattaaaatattaaatatctataaacacaaatttttattaaaatatatgtaatttggtTAACATAATTAGCATAAGGCTATGTATGTAGTCTGTACCATGCATGTATTAATTATTTAGGCCTGACCAACATTTATAGTAGTTGGCGAAATGTTAGTGGTTTGGAATGAGGATTAAAGAATTTATACTATAGTTCTATTTCTAGTATGAAAAGTTAATCTTGTGTACAATACTTCAAGCTTTTGATTCTATGTTGTGGAGGTTCACACGTACGTATTATGAAACGTAAAAAAATTGCAGGTTAATATCGCTTTCGTAACCTTATACTATTATACTAACAACTTGGTTTTCTGCGTCCACATAACTCCAAAATTacatgatgatatatatataatacaccaaaatcttaattaatttcaaaaatattatataagtctcatcatattatatatatcaaataaaatagatGCACTTAAATTAACTATGGTGTATATTTTGGCTTTCTTAATTTAAAGTAGTCATGATGAAGTATAGTTAGGTAGTGTGTGTAATAGactcaatttgttttgtttattagaaAAAGTTGATTATCTTTTTCACGATCGAGAATTTACAAACGTACTACTTACGAGAAGAAACCCCGATAAGGACTATCAGAAACAACCAAATATAAGATGTGACGATAGAGATTCTTGATTTGAGAGCAGAGCACCATCAACAAAGCACGAATAATTAACACATCTTTAAAAGGCATGTAATTAAATTAGTCACGGTTGGTCTAGagatattataaaaatttgattatcATCAGCCAGAGAAACTAGTGGGAGTCGAGTCGTCGACATGAGAAAAAAGAGTATCACGTATGCGGATAAAGCAACATATATTTGGATTTGTTGAAGATGCAATGACCAGACAAACAGTTCTACGCGCTAAAGCAAGCGCGTAATGATGATGGTGTTTAACGTCATATCTAATGGGCCTGGATATTTTGGAGTCATTATTGGGTATTTCTAACAGCACTAATGGGCCATCGGCGCTGTTCTAAACAGACCGTTACCTTTCTTGAGAGCTAACCAAAAACATTGGGAGTGAGGGTGCGCGATCGTAAAGAGgtaatttcgtcgaacacttggTGAGCATAGAGCGCGATGATGAAAGGAAGCAAGACGAATCTCTCTGCACTAGCCGAGAAATGCAAAGTACCTCCTCTTATTTCTAATCTATTTTCCTTAAAGCAAATCTCTTTCTTTGTCTCGGTTCAAAATTTCTCGGCTAATTTCGTCTCCCTGTTGCAGACTGTAATCGCTTCGAACTGGCAAGGGTACCTAAATACCATCAAACCTGAAGATAAAGCTAGGTTATTTCCCgaatttttcatgttttgaaaTTGCTTGATGGGTACTTAGAACACCCCAGATTTGGTTATCATAAGGatatgaagaagataaaaaaaagctCAGATTCTGGCAAAATAAGCTTTTCTGTTCTGATTCAATGTTGATCATGGGATGTTTTCTTTTGGGCTGTTTTGGTTAGTATAATACATACTTCAAAGATTAAGTACGTGATGAGACGAGGAAAGCCCTATCTCTGGGTACCAGAAAGTGAACCACACAATGTCGTAAGCTTTCTCGTTCTTCTTACTGTTACATACTtagttttgattgatttaagTATATTTATAATGCTGACCATTCGCAAT comes from Camelina sativa cultivar DH55 chromosome 19, Cs, whole genome shotgun sequence and encodes:
- the LOC104764034 gene encoding strigolactone esterase D14-like, whose protein sequence is MSQHNILEALNVRVVGTGDRILFLAHGFGTDQSAWHLILPYFTQSYRVVLYDLVCAGSVNPDYFDFNRYTTLDPYVDDLLNIVDSLGIQNCAYVGHSVSAMIGIIASIRRPELFSKLILIGFSPRFLNDEDYHGGFEEGEIEKVFSAMEANYEAWVHGFAPLAVGADVPAAVREFSRTLFNMRPDISLFVSRTVFNSDLRGVLGLVRVPTCVIQTVKDVSVPASVAEYLRTHLGGDTTVEQLKTEGHLPHLSAPAQLAQFLRRALPR
- the LOC104764036 gene encoding short-chain type dehydrogenase/reductase-like gives rise to the protein MAAASSVSSPTFCLAGRVAIITGSSRGIGRAIAIHLAERGARIVVNYTTSSVEADKVAAAITANRPKNDDSEDVKSPRVIVVKADISEPSQVKSLFDEAERVFESPVHILVNSAAIADPNHSSLSDTSVELFDRIISVNTRGAFLCAREAANRLKRGGGGRIILLSTTLVQSLHPHYGSYTASKAAVEAMAKILAKELKGTHITVNCVSPGAVATDMFFTGVSDEIVEKVKSLNLFGRIGETKDIAPVVGFLASDAGEWINGQVIIANGGSL
- the LOC104764035 gene encoding glucan endo-1,3-beta-glucosidase 8-like yields the protein MNHRPKQSPITNSTVVFIIVSSVCFFSGCVSGLGVNWGTMATHQLPPKTVVEMFRDNNIQKVKLFDADTNTMGALAGSGVEVMVAIPNDLLKAMGNFQRAKDWVQRNVSRFNFNNGVKIKYVAVGNEPFLTAYNGSFINLTYPALFNIQTALNEAGVGDFIKATVPLNADVYNSPPDNQVPSAGRFRSDIIQEMTQIVNFLAQNKAPFTVNIYPFLSLYLSSDFPFDYAFFDGQNTVNDNGVIYTNVFDASFDTLVASLNALNHGDMEVIVGEVGWPTDGDKNANVQNAERFYSGLLPRLTNNVGTPMRKGYIEVYLFGFIDEDAKSVAPGNFERHWGIFKFDGQPKFPFDFRGQGQKKFLTGARNVQYMLNQWCMFNPNARGNMSKLGDNIDYACSLSDCTALGSGSSCGNLDANGNASYAFNMYFQVQNQEAQACDFEGLATITTRNISQGQCNFPIQIGEPSFGHYDYSYSSMVRLCLVMSGLVFLLLAQ